The following proteins come from a genomic window of Venturia canescens isolate UGA chromosome 4, ASM1945775v1, whole genome shotgun sequence:
- the LOC122409497 gene encoding uncharacterized protein isoform X2, translating into MAKIFLLVLVGCVAIEAAVITRKYNPMENSERKLEMDILNAKKQAIGIGTDIGKAVVDTSTDLTARALKIKKEKVRFAGNIVNEVKKAGFQAATGLTKMTRVVVEGGGGIISESVNFGFDAVNGGVSLGIEAIKATGKIGSIVVNMVGGGMKRVYDVFKIVVDSGTK; encoded by the exons ATGGCCAAGATCTTTCTACTGGTTCTTGTGGGCTGCGTGGCTATCGAG GCGGCCGTTATAACGCGGAAATATAATCCG ATGGAAAACAGCGAAAGGAAGCTGGAGATGGATATTTTAAATGCC aAAAAACAAGCCATCGGCATAGGGACAGACATTGGAAAAGCA GTTGTCGATACATCGACTGACTTAACTGCCAGAGCTCTTAAAATC aaaaaggaaaaagttcGTTTCGCAGGAAATATCGTAAACGAG GTTAAGAAAGCCGGATTCCAAGCGGCGACTGGTTTGACGAAAATG ACTAGAGTGGTTGTTGAGGGTGGCGGGGGTATCATCTCAGAG AGTGTTAATTTTGGATTCGATGCAGTTAATGGAGGTGTCTCACTG GGTATCGAAGCAATCAAGGCCACTGGAAAAATTGGTAGCATC GTTGTAAACATG GTTGGAGGCGGTATGAAGCGGGTTTATGACGTGTTTAAAATC GTTGTGGATTCTGGTACCAAatag
- the LOC122409497 gene encoding uncharacterized protein isoform X3: protein MAKIFLLVLVGCVAIEAAVITRKYNPMENSERKLEMDILNAKKQAIGIGTDIGKAVVDTSTDLTARALKIKKEKVRFAGNIVNEVKKAGFQAATGLTKMTRVVVEGGGGIISESVNFGFDAVNGGVSLGIEAIKATGKIGSIVVNMVSGTGIGLKKKLEAV, encoded by the exons ATGGCCAAGATCTTTCTACTGGTTCTTGTGGGCTGCGTGGCTATCGAG GCGGCCGTTATAACGCGGAAATATAATCCG ATGGAAAACAGCGAAAGGAAGCTGGAGATGGATATTTTAAATGCC aAAAAACAAGCCATCGGCATAGGGACAGACATTGGAAAAGCA GTTGTCGATACATCGACTGACTTAACTGCCAGAGCTCTTAAAATC aaaaaggaaaaagttcGTTTCGCAGGAAATATCGTAAACGAG GTTAAGAAAGCCGGATTCCAAGCGGCGACTGGTTTGACGAAAATG ACTAGAGTGGTTGTTGAGGGTGGCGGGGGTATCATCTCAGAG AGTGTTAATTTTGGATTCGATGCAGTTAATGGAGGTGTCTCACTG GGTATCGAAGCAATCAAGGCCACTGGAAAAATTGGTAGCATC GTTGTAAACATGGTGAGTGGAACAGGAATTggtctgaaaaaaaa GTTGGAGGCGGTATGA
- the LOC122409512 gene encoding eukaryotic translation initiation factor 3 subunit A gives MTHRGTHTRFKAMKMFGGSFLSLFLLLEMVLSEETTTISAATTLGKLYRQARSEQYGYASRYGSDSSVTSGAIGIRPEPVEHRDAAYFESRCITCDQRKPAATNRGWRQRPRMGYYEDDLEERRYRDRYDDRYERGGALAPEYEYEKPRGPGYEYDRPRGPALEYDRTRGSPYDYDRPRTPPYEYDRPDPYSRNELIRPIPMMPYGDRYDSRYDRDRNYYDPLYDPRYDPKYDRNYERGNGYDNLDLRYQFYGGRYDRHSAPRKPIDPYDPVDPYADRYDRYTRNNYWMRYDPYDRYEKYDPYDRNQWRRPYEDRYPSRGGPPDSRGYQASGSWGPGYDRGYASAWNYSGTRDSWRDYNRDPGNGDNWRDLNRDRDSGAYRPRDYFYDSTAAPGAGSRVTSYLHDRPESSTKADSTDRDKPTSSPQSQDNKVYQD, from the exons TTCGGTGgttcttttctttcgttatttttgcTTCTGGAGATGGTTCTGAGCGAAGAAACGACAACGATATCAGCAGCGACGACTTTAGGAAAGTTGTATCGACAGGCACGTTCGGAGCAGTATGGTTATGCAAGTCGATACGGCTCTGACAGTTCTGTGACGTCCGGCGCAATTGGAATTCGTCCGGAGCCCGTGGAGCACCGGGACGCTGCTTATTTCGAGTCACGGTGCATCACCTGCGACCAACGTAAACCTGCTGCCACCAATCGAGG atgGAGGCAGCGACCGAGAATGGGCTACTACGAGGATGACCTCGAGGAACGTAGGTATCGGGATCGTTATGACGATCGCTACGAAAGAGGCGGTGCTCTAGCGCCCGAATACGAGTACGAAAAACCCAGAGGCCCAGGCTACGAGTACGACAGACCTAGAGGACCTGCCCTGGAATACGATCGAACGAGAGGTTCTCCTTACGATTACGATCGTCCAAGAACACCCCCTTACGAATACGACAGACCCGATCCGTATTCACGCAACGAATTGATTCGCCCGATCCCAATGATGCCCTACGGAGATCG TTACGATTCTCGCTACGATCGCGACCGCAATTACTACGATCCACTGTACGATCCAAGGTACGATCCCAAGTACGATCGCAATTACGAGCGTGGCAACGGCTACGACAATCTCGATCTACGCTACCAATTCTACGGGGGTCGATACGATCGTCACAGCGCGCCCAGAAAGCCCATCGATCCTTACGACCCCGTAGATCCTTACGCCGATCGATACGATCGGTACACTCGCAACAATTATTGGATGCGATACGATCCTTACGATCGCTAtgaaaaatacgatccttACGATCGAAACCAATGGCGGAGACCGTACGAAGATCGGTATCCATCGCGCGGGGGCCCACCGGACTCTCGAGGCTACCAAGCCTCTGGTTCCTGGGGACCTGGATACGACCGTGGCTATGCCAGTGCCTGGAATTATTCTGGTACTCGAGACAGCTGGAGAGATTACAACAGAGATCCTGG GAATGGTGACAATTGGAGGGACCTGAATCGCGATCGTGACAGTGG GGCTTATCGACCCAGAGATTATTTTTACGACAGCACTGCAGCTCCGGGGGCTGGATCTCGTGTGACGAGCTACCTTCACGATCGACCGGAATCTTCTACCAAAGCAGACTCGACGGATCGCGACAAGCCAACTAGTTCACCTCAGTCACAGGACAATAAAGTCTACCAAGATTAA
- the LOC122409497 gene encoding uncharacterized protein isoform X1: MAKIFLLVLVGCVAIEAAVITRKYNPMENSERKLEMDILNAKKQAIGIGTDIGKAVVDTSTDLTARALKIKKEKVRFAGNIVNEVKKAGFQAATGLTKMTRVVVEGGGGIISESVNFGFDAVNGGVSLGIEAIKATGKIGSIVVNMVGGGMKRVYDVFKIVNIQSTCYI, from the exons ATGGCCAAGATCTTTCTACTGGTTCTTGTGGGCTGCGTGGCTATCGAG GCGGCCGTTATAACGCGGAAATATAATCCG ATGGAAAACAGCGAAAGGAAGCTGGAGATGGATATTTTAAATGCC aAAAAACAAGCCATCGGCATAGGGACAGACATTGGAAAAGCA GTTGTCGATACATCGACTGACTTAACTGCCAGAGCTCTTAAAATC aaaaaggaaaaagttcGTTTCGCAGGAAATATCGTAAACGAG GTTAAGAAAGCCGGATTCCAAGCGGCGACTGGTTTGACGAAAATG ACTAGAGTGGTTGTTGAGGGTGGCGGGGGTATCATCTCAGAG AGTGTTAATTTTGGATTCGATGCAGTTAATGGAGGTGTCTCACTG GGTATCGAAGCAATCAAGGCCACTGGAAAAATTGGTAGCATC GTTGTAAACATG GTTGGAGGCGGTATGAAGCGGGTTTATGACGTGTTTAAAATCGTAAATATTCAATCAACATGTTATATTTGA
- the LOC122409496 gene encoding uncharacterized protein has protein sequence MIAKIFLLAFVGCVAIGEGNAQGSTYYPDDYNREPYRNVAPMDNAQRSNYYPDNAQRSNYYPIRTQGLSYYPDNTQRPNYYPIRPQQLNYYPDNAQWPNSYPIRSQRLNYYPDNAQWPNSYPDNAQWPNSYPDNAQWPNSYPGNPQRPKYNPWQDGLNNVQRGISNVREEFTNQAADFQNTVAKGSTDLGTAITNLKREKIHQAGNFLNELVGGGLQTADSLAGVVTEGVRAGGNTLTQATKTGLGIVDETIKTGTQGIESTGNVATSLAENVGQTGTGLGKVVRGGVKRIENVAENVMDRGFGLLNGILAQGEKILTPTKSPLGERGNPPNNYRPTINNQGTNDDGSFGLDEYKWNDNLA, from the exons ATGATCGCCAAGATCTTTTTACTGGCTTTTGTGGGCTGCGTGGCTATCGGCGAG GGCAACGCTCAAGGGTCGACATACTATCCG GACGATTATAACCGTGAGCCCTACCGAAATGTCGCCCCTATG GACAACGCTCAACGGTCAAACTACTATCCG GATAACGCTCAACGGTCAAACTACTATCCG ATCAGAACTCAAGGGCTGTCCTATTATCCG GATAACACTCAACGGCCAAACTACTATCCG ATCAGACCTCAACAGCTAAACTACTATCCG GACAACGCTCAATGGCCAAACTCCTATCCG ATCAGATCTCAACGGCTAAACTACTATCCG GACAACGCTCAATGGCCAAACTCCTATCCG GACAACGCTCAATGGCCAAACTCCTATCCG GACAACGCTCAATGGCCAAACTCCTATCCG GGCAACCCTCAAAGGCCGAAATACAATCCG TGGCAAGATGGCCTTAACAACGTGCAGCGTGGTATTTCAAATGTC CGTGAAGAATTCACCAATCAGGcagcagattttcaaaatacg GTTGCCAAAGGATCGACGGACTTAGGTACCGCAATTACTAATCTC aaaagagaaaaaattcatcaagccGGAAACTTTTTAAACGAG CTTGTCGGAGGTGGATTGCAAACGGCGGATAGCTTGGCGGGAGTG GTTACAGAAGGGGTTCGGGCTGGTGGTAATACGCTTACACAG GCTACTAAGACTGGATTGGGCATAGTTGATGAAACGATCAAAACG GGTACTCAAGGAATTGAGAGCACGGGAAATGTTGCTACAAGC ttGGCAGAAAATGTGGGTCAAACAGGAACTGGATTAGGAAAAGTG GTTAGAGGCGGTGTGAAGCGGATTGAAAACGTCGCTGAAAAC GTTATGGATCGTGGTTTCGGATTATTAAATGGAATACTTGCACAG GGAGAAAAGATTCTTACCCCGACTAAAAGCCCACTCGGAGAG AGAGGAAATCCACCCAATAACTACAGGCCAACGATAAATAATCAG GGTACCAATGACGATGGTTCATTCGGTCTTGATGAATACAAATGGAACGACAACCTGGCGTGA
- the LOC122409498 gene encoding uncharacterized protein, which produces MGSMKILCIALLGFAIVQAQSGITESTGTTSSTESAPVSSDDIANQLKKLNEFTTKRVQGVVDAFYQGVAKVRQGLSDLKAQGVATTNKFTTKIKNGAIELKKEASGLLQEISSAMKSFFSVFRERGNRFNNTNPEEMRILI; this is translated from the exons ATGGGgtcaatgaaaattctctGTATCGCCCTTTTGGGATTCGCCATCGTTCAG GCACAGTCTGGAATAACCGAATCTACAGGAACAACGTCGTCGACCGAATCG GCCCCAGTTTCGTCTGATGATATTGCAAACCagctgaaaaaattg AACGAATTCACCACTAAACGTGTCCAAGGAGTCGTTGACGCC TTCTACCAAGGGGTTGCCAAGGTGCGACAAGGATTGTCCGatttg AAGGCACAAGGAGTTGCGACTACAAATAAATTTACAACAAAG ATTAAAAATGGAGCCAtagagttgaaaaaagaagCGTCCGGACTG CTTCAGGAAATCTCTTCTGCGATGAAGTCCTTCTTCTCAGTc TTCCGCGAGAGAGGAAACAGATTCAATAACACCAATCCTGAAGAG ATGAGGATCCTCATCTAG